The following are encoded together in the Echinicola jeungdonensis genome:
- a CDS encoding RagB/SusD family nutrient uptake outer membrane protein — MKQIRLGEVHYLRALYYWLIVETWGGVHLTTEPTIGVETTSTRSPVQDFYDVIFSDLDIAIANLDGRIAHEGGRVTKPAAEAFKARMLLT, encoded by the coding sequence ATGAAACAAATTAGGCTTGGGGAGGTGCATTACCTAAGGGCTTTGTATTACTGGTTGATTGTGGAAACCTGGGGTGGGGTTCACCTGACCACAGAGCCAACAATAGGAGTTGAAACCACTTCTACCCGAAGTCCGGTTCAGGATTTCTATGATGTGATTTTCTCTGATTTGGATATTGCCATAGCCAACCTGGATGGCCGAATTGCCCATGAGGGAGGAAGAGTTACAAAACCTGCTGCAGAAGCCTTCAAAGCAAGAATGTTGCTTACATGA
- a CDS encoding RNA polymerase sigma factor produces the protein MKEVYHHTELEDPNGLWHQLRQGDRKGLEGLYKHFSKDLFRYGLSLKPDQNIVQDCIQEVFIDLWKYHKNLQKADNVKVYLFKSLSYKMFREIKKEKKWKRKEVTENFEPHLHLQLRRFLNRLCLMK, from the coding sequence GTGAAAGAAGTATATCATCATACTGAATTGGAAGATCCCAATGGTCTGTGGCATCAGTTGAGGCAGGGAGACCGTAAGGGATTGGAAGGATTATACAAACATTTTTCCAAAGATCTTTTTCGCTATGGTTTATCATTGAAACCAGATCAGAATATAGTCCAGGACTGTATTCAGGAAGTTTTTATTGACCTATGGAAATACCATAAAAACCTTCAAAAGGCAGATAATGTAAAGGTATATCTTTTTAAATCCTTATCCTATAAAATGTTTCGGGAAATCAAAAAGGAAAAAAAGTGGAAAAGGAAGGAAGTTACTGAAAATTTTGAACCTCACCTTCATCTGCAATTGAGGAGATTCCTCAATCGCCTTTGTCTGATGAAATGA